The following are from one region of the Actinomyces sp. oral taxon 897 genome:
- the rapZ gene encoding RNase adapter RapZ, translating into MDAQDRPPRARPPRTRSPRPDTVPAEIPAMDAAAPPVSPAGRPEMIIVTGMSGAGRSRAAMALEDLDWYVVDNIPPQLLPALAGMMTTVGAGVHRLAAVVDVRSREFFASFMTYLRQVRESGTDVRLLFLDASDAALVRRFESNRRPHPLGTTSVLEGITKERTLLGGLRSMADTVIDTSDLSVHDLARQVRDLVADESDIALQVNVVSFGFKHGLPLDADHVLDVRFIPNPYWVTELRHLTGRDAPVADYVFAQDGAAAFVDAYADLLAPALPRYLDELKPYVTLAVGCTGGRHRSVASAERIAARLRARGLDVVVQHRDLGRQ; encoded by the coding sequence ATGGACGCCCAGGACCGCCCCCCACGGGCACGCCCCCCACGCACCCGCTCGCCCCGCCCGGACACCGTACCCGCGGAGATCCCCGCCATGGACGCCGCGGCCCCGCCCGTCTCCCCGGCCGGGCGCCCCGAGATGATTATCGTCACCGGCATGTCGGGCGCGGGCCGCTCCCGGGCCGCCATGGCCCTGGAGGACCTCGACTGGTACGTCGTGGACAACATCCCGCCCCAGCTCCTGCCCGCCCTGGCCGGCATGATGACCACCGTCGGCGCCGGCGTCCACCGCCTGGCCGCCGTCGTGGACGTACGCAGCCGGGAGTTCTTCGCCTCCTTCATGACCTACCTCCGCCAGGTCCGCGAGTCCGGGACCGACGTCCGCCTCCTGTTCCTGGACGCCTCCGACGCCGCCCTGGTCCGCAGGTTCGAGTCCAACCGCCGCCCCCACCCCCTGGGCACCACCTCGGTCCTGGAGGGCATTACCAAGGAACGCACCCTGCTGGGCGGCCTGCGCTCCATGGCCGACACCGTCATCGACACCTCCGACCTGTCCGTCCACGACCTGGCCCGCCAAGTCCGCGACCTGGTCGCCGACGAGTCCGACATCGCCTTACAGGTCAACGTCGTGAGCTTCGGCTTCAAACACGGCCTGCCCCTGGACGCCGACCACGTCCTGGACGTGCGCTTCATCCCCAACCCCTACTGGGTCACCGAGCTGCGCCACCTCACCGGCCGCGACGCGCCCGTGGCCGACTACGTCTTCGCCCAGGACGGCGCCGCCGCCTTCGTCGACGCCTACGCCGACCTGCTGGCCCCGGCCCTGCCGCGCTACCTCGACGAGCTCAAGCCCTACGTGACCCTCGCCGTGGGCTGCACCGGCGGCAGGCACCGCTCCGTGGCCTCCGCCGAGCGCATTGCCGCCCGCCTGCGCGCCCGCGGCCTGGACGTCGTGGTCCAGCACCGGGACCTGGGGAGGCAGTGA
- a CDS encoding PRD domain-containing protein, with amino-acid sequence MVILRVLNNNVVLARDEIGREAILTGRGLGFGRRPGQDVDASLVARRYVPADNAESVAEVIAGIPLERLALIERVFRRAARELGTGVPSSTIVAVVDHVNQAMERVRQGLVMDYPLRAEAAHLHPQELALAEAMVAELNAAQDVQLPAGEAVALALHLFTAAVGARSTREAARRSRLIGQVLDVLRAAYGSGLDPDSIDVARFAAHLRYFLARARSGIQVADGAASTIGAALCQARPHAYQVARRVRDLLELRLGTTVSEDEVAYLTVHVARLEDAAAARPPTGHEGEVDHMRETCPAGYRSP; translated from the coding sequence ATGGTGATCCTGAGGGTCCTGAACAACAACGTCGTACTGGCGCGCGACGAGATCGGGCGTGAGGCCATCCTCACCGGCCGCGGCCTCGGCTTCGGGCGCAGGCCCGGCCAGGACGTGGACGCCTCGCTCGTCGCCCGCCGCTACGTCCCGGCCGACAACGCCGAGTCCGTGGCCGAGGTGATCGCCGGGATCCCGCTGGAGCGCCTGGCCCTCATTGAGCGCGTCTTCCGGCGCGCTGCCCGGGAGCTGGGCACCGGGGTGCCCTCCTCCACCATCGTCGCGGTCGTGGACCACGTCAACCAGGCCATGGAGCGGGTACGCCAGGGACTGGTCATGGACTACCCCCTGCGCGCCGAGGCCGCCCACCTCCACCCCCAGGAGCTGGCCCTGGCCGAGGCCATGGTGGCCGAGCTCAACGCGGCCCAGGACGTGCAGCTGCCCGCGGGGGAGGCGGTCGCGCTGGCCCTCCACCTGTTCACCGCCGCCGTCGGGGCGCGCTCGACCCGGGAGGCCGCCCGCCGGTCGCGGCTCATCGGCCAGGTCTTGGACGTCCTCCGGGCCGCCTACGGCAGCGGCCTCGACCCCGACTCCATTGACGTCGCCCGCTTCGCGGCGCACCTGCGCTACTTCCTGGCCCGGGCCCGCAGCGGGATCCAGGTCGCCGACGGCGCCGCCTCCACCATCGGGGCCGCGCTGTGCCAGGCCCGGCCGCACGCCTACCAGGTCGCCCGGCGCGTCAGGGACCTCCTCGAGCTGAGGCTCGGTACCACCGTCTCCGAGGACGAGGTCGCCTACCTGACGGTGCACGTGGCCCGTCTCGAGGACGCGGCCGCCGCACGCCCGCCGACCGGCCATGAAGGTGAGGTGGATCATATGCGTGAGACCTGTCCGGCAGGGTACCGGTCGCCGTAG
- the whiA gene encoding DNA-binding protein WhiA — MSLTVIVKDELAHVSTTASAVRRAELAATLRFGGGLHIVAGKIVVEVELDHVGALRRLHRDLRELYGIESEVMMIQGGSLHRGSRYVLRVAERGKDLARLSGLVDTRGLPVRGMPVAVVQGGRTAAAAAWRGAFLARGSLTEPGRSSSLEVTCPGSEAALALVGAARRFDVAAKAREVRGSDRVVVRDGEGIGILLQRMGAHEAYRVWGERRSHRESRGTANRLANFDDANLRRSARAAVASGARVERAFEILGEDVPAHLAEAGRLRLEHKQASLEELGQYSDPPLTKDAVAGRIRRLLAMADKRAQELGVPDTESVLTQDMLDL; from the coding sequence ATGTCGCTGACGGTCATCGTCAAGGACGAGCTCGCCCACGTGAGCACCACCGCCTCCGCCGTGCGCCGCGCCGAGCTGGCGGCCACGCTGCGCTTCGGCGGCGGCCTGCACATCGTGGCCGGGAAGATCGTGGTGGAGGTCGAGCTCGACCACGTCGGCGCCCTGCGCCGCCTCCACCGTGACCTGCGCGAGCTCTACGGGATCGAGTCCGAGGTCATGATGATCCAGGGGGGCTCCCTGCACCGGGGCTCGCGCTACGTGCTGCGGGTGGCCGAGCGGGGCAAGGACCTGGCCCGCCTGTCCGGCCTGGTCGACACCCGGGGCCTGCCGGTGCGCGGCATGCCGGTGGCCGTGGTCCAGGGCGGGCGCACGGCGGCGGCCGCGGCCTGGCGCGGGGCCTTCCTGGCCCGGGGATCGCTGACCGAGCCCGGCCGCTCCTCCTCCCTGGAGGTCACCTGCCCGGGGTCGGAGGCGGCCCTGGCGCTGGTGGGGGCGGCCCGGCGCTTCGACGTCGCCGCCAAGGCCCGTGAGGTCCGCGGCTCGGACCGGGTCGTCGTCCGTGACGGGGAGGGGATCGGGATCCTCCTGCAGCGCATGGGCGCCCACGAGGCCTACCGGGTCTGGGGGGAGCGGCGCAGCCACCGGGAGAGCCGGGGGACCGCCAACCGCCTGGCCAACTTCGACGACGCCAACCTGCGGCGCTCGGCACGGGCCGCCGTCGCCTCCGGGGCGCGGGTGGAGCGCGCCTTCGAGATCCTGGGCGAGGACGTGCCGGCCCACCTGGCCGAGGCCGGGCGCCTGCGCCTGGAGCACAAGCAGGCGTCCCTGGAGGAGCTGGGCCAGTACTCCGACCCGCCGCTGACCAAGGACGCCGTCGCGGGGCGCATCCGCCGCCTGCTGGCCATGGCGGACAAGCGGGCCCAGGAGCTGGGGGTGCCCGACACCGAGTCGGTCCTCACCCAGGACATGCTCGACCTCTAG
- a CDS encoding beta-glucoside-specific PTS transporter subunit IIABC, translated as MAKTDYAALAPRLLERVGGEDNVSAMNHCATRLRFVLKDVSKADTEGIKALDGVVTVVQAGGQYQVVIGNDVPILYEELTRLLPGLGADSGESGPKERRNPLDAFIGLVSAIFSPMLWTLAGTGLFKAFLAMFLTFGWISDTSDTYKVLYAAADAFMNFLPLVLAVTAARHFKTNQFTAMAIAGALVYPSIIAMNDGASHTFMGIPLVIMSYTSSVLPIIVAVWVQGYVERCCNRFIPSSFRNFMTPWITVLIMVPLTLLTIGPVTTIIANGIASGVQWLFVTVPVVGGIVIGGFWQVFVMFGLHWGLVPIMTQEITSNGYSLIYGPIEAAVLAQAASTLAVMIRTRDKKTKGLAGPASLSGFLAGVTEPAIYGVNLPRKLPFYFGVVGGAIGGAIGAIAGGRVSQAGVFPSLIGLPAYLETPNFPLWAFGVVLAVFIAFALTFFFGVKDDAVEGRPQAPAAPTTASDAEPTTALTAPVAGTATPLEKVADPVFSSGALGNGVGIVPSDGHVRAPVAGTVVTAMDSGHAYGIRTDDGVEVLVHVGLDTVNLKGEGFSPRVGAGQRVDRGDPLVDVDLAAVRQAGYDPTTVLVVTNTASLGAVVPVVDGPVTTATTVVEIDH; from the coding sequence ATGGCGAAGACGGACTACGCGGCACTGGCGCCGCGCCTGCTGGAGCGCGTGGGGGGTGAGGACAACGTCTCCGCCATGAACCACTGCGCCACCCGCCTGCGCTTCGTCCTCAAGGACGTCTCCAAGGCCGACACCGAGGGCATTAAGGCGCTCGACGGGGTGGTTACCGTGGTCCAGGCCGGCGGCCAGTACCAGGTGGTCATTGGCAACGACGTGCCCATCCTTTACGAGGAGCTGACGAGGCTCCTCCCCGGCCTGGGCGCGGACTCGGGGGAGAGCGGGCCGAAGGAGAGGCGCAACCCGCTCGACGCCTTTATCGGGCTCGTCTCCGCGATCTTCTCCCCGATGCTGTGGACGCTGGCGGGAACCGGCCTGTTCAAGGCGTTCCTCGCCATGTTCCTCACCTTCGGCTGGATCAGTGACACGTCCGACACCTACAAGGTGCTCTACGCCGCCGCGGACGCGTTCATGAACTTCCTCCCGCTCGTCCTGGCGGTCACGGCGGCACGCCACTTCAAGACCAACCAGTTCACCGCCATGGCGATCGCCGGCGCCCTCGTCTACCCCTCCATCATCGCCATGAACGACGGGGCCTCGCACACCTTCATGGGTATTCCGCTCGTCATTATGAGCTACACGTCGTCGGTGCTCCCGATCATTGTCGCGGTGTGGGTCCAGGGCTACGTCGAGCGCTGCTGCAACCGCTTTATCCCCAGCTCCTTCCGCAACTTTATGACGCCGTGGATCACGGTCCTCATTATGGTCCCGCTCACCCTGCTCACGATCGGCCCGGTGACCACGATCATCGCCAACGGCATCGCCTCCGGCGTCCAGTGGCTCTTCGTCACTGTCCCCGTCGTCGGCGGGATCGTCATCGGCGGGTTCTGGCAGGTCTTCGTCATGTTCGGCCTGCACTGGGGCCTCGTGCCGATTATGACCCAGGAGATCACGTCCAACGGCTACTCCCTGATCTACGGCCCGATCGAGGCGGCTGTCCTCGCCCAGGCCGCCTCGACCCTCGCCGTCATGATCCGCACCAGGGACAAGAAGACGAAGGGGCTCGCCGGGCCGGCGTCCCTGTCCGGGTTCCTGGCCGGCGTGACCGAGCCCGCGATCTACGGTGTCAACCTGCCGCGCAAGCTCCCCTTCTACTTCGGTGTCGTCGGCGGCGCCATCGGCGGCGCCATCGGGGCCATCGCCGGAGGCCGCGTCTCCCAGGCCGGGGTCTTCCCGTCCCTCATCGGGCTGCCCGCCTACCTCGAGACCCCGAACTTCCCCCTGTGGGCCTTCGGCGTCGTCCTCGCCGTCTTTATCGCCTTCGCCCTCACCTTCTTCTTCGGGGTCAAGGACGACGCCGTGGAGGGCAGGCCGCAGGCCCCGGCCGCGCCGACGACCGCGTCGGACGCCGAGCCCACCACCGCCCTGACCGCGCCCGTGGCCGGCACCGCCACGCCCCTGGAGAAGGTGGCCGACCCCGTCTTCTCCTCCGGGGCGCTGGGCAACGGCGTCGGCATCGTCCCCTCCGACGGACACGTGCGCGCCCCGGTGGCGGGCACCGTGGTGACCGCCATGGACTCCGGCCACGCCTACGGCATTAGGACCGACGACGGCGTCGAGGTCCTCGTCCACGTCGGCCTGGACACCGTCAACCTCAAGGGCGAGGGCTTCAGCCCCAGGGTGGGCGCGGGGCAGCGGGTGGACCGCGGCGACCCCCTGGTGGACGTGGACCTGGCCGCGGTGCGGCAGGCCGGCTACGACCCCACGACCGTCCTGGTGGTGACCAACACCGCCTCCCTGGGCGCCGTCGTGCCCGTCGTGGACGGCCCTGTCACCACCGCCACCACCGTGGTCGAGATCGACCACTGA
- the purT gene encoding formate-dependent phosphoribosylglycinamide formyltransferase — protein MSDVVAAPHGGPGAPVIGTPWTGCATRVALLGAGEIGKEVAIALTRLGVEVTAIDRYEGAPAQQVAHNALTVDMGDPAALTAAVLSSGADVVVPEIEALATDALVALEAGGRVRVVPTARAVQLTMNREGIRRLAAEELGLATSPYAFASGPQELARAAQDVGFPCVVKPVTSSSGHGQSVVRGPDELAAAWRHAADDGRVDRGRVIVEGFVDFDAEVTLLTVRSRDPRTGGTVTGFCAPIGHRQVGGDYVESWQPQALAPVVLEQARAVAQRVTEALGGWGVFGVELFVRGEKVLFSEVSPRPHDTGLVTLASQRLNEFELHARALLGLPVDTSLRCPGASVTIRAGGDSAPGQGVSFAGVEAALAVKGVDLRLFGKPEAHPGRRLGVVVACAEDVGTARARAATAAASVRPSV, from the coding sequence ATGAGCGACGTCGTTGCCGCCCCCCACGGGGGCCCGGGAGCCCCGGTTATCGGTACCCCCTGGACGGGCTGTGCCACCAGGGTCGCGCTGCTGGGGGCGGGTGAGATCGGTAAGGAGGTGGCGATCGCGCTGACCCGCCTGGGCGTGGAGGTCACGGCCATCGACCGCTACGAGGGCGCCCCGGCCCAGCAGGTGGCGCACAACGCGCTGACGGTAGACATGGGTGACCCGGCGGCGCTGACCGCGGCGGTCCTCTCCAGCGGGGCGGACGTCGTGGTCCCCGAGATCGAGGCGCTGGCCACCGACGCCCTGGTGGCCCTGGAGGCCGGGGGGCGGGTGCGGGTGGTGCCCACGGCCCGGGCCGTGCAGCTGACAATGAACCGGGAGGGGATCCGGCGGCTGGCGGCTGAGGAGCTGGGGCTGGCCACCAGCCCCTACGCCTTCGCCTCCGGCCCCCAGGAGCTGGCTCGGGCGGCGCAGGACGTGGGCTTCCCCTGCGTGGTCAAGCCGGTCACCTCCTCCTCGGGCCACGGGCAGTCGGTGGTGCGCGGCCCTGACGAGCTCGCCGCGGCGTGGCGCCATGCGGCCGATGACGGCCGGGTGGACCGCGGGCGGGTGATCGTCGAGGGGTTCGTGGACTTCGACGCCGAGGTCACGCTGCTGACGGTGCGCTCGCGCGACCCGCGCACCGGCGGGACGGTGACGGGCTTCTGCGCCCCCATCGGGCACAGGCAGGTGGGTGGGGACTACGTGGAGTCCTGGCAGCCCCAGGCCCTGGCCCCGGTGGTCCTGGAGCAGGCCCGGGCGGTGGCGCAGCGGGTGACGGAGGCCCTGGGCGGCTGGGGCGTGTTCGGGGTGGAGCTGTTCGTCCGCGGCGAGAAGGTGCTGTTCTCGGAGGTCTCCCCCAGGCCCCACGACACCGGCCTGGTGACGTTGGCCAGTCAGCGTCTGAACGAGTTCGAGCTGCACGCCCGGGCCCTGCTGGGGCTGCCGGTGGACACCTCGCTGCGCTGCCCGGGCGCCTCGGTGACGATCAGGGCCGGTGGGGACTCGGCGCCGGGCCAGGGGGTGAGCTTTGCCGGCGTGGAGGCCGCGCTCGCCGTTAAGGGCGTCGACCTGCGCCTGTTCGGCAAGCCCGAGGCGCACCCGGGCCGGCGCCTGGGGGTGGTGGTGGCGTGCGCCGAGGACGTGGGTACCGCCCGGGCCCGGGCGGCGACGGCGGCCGCGTCGGTGCGTCCCAGCGTGTGA
- a CDS encoding phosphoglycerate kinase, with amino-acid sequence MKTIESLGDLKGKRVLVRSDFNVPLDADKNITDDGRIQAALPTLRTLLDAGAKVIIVAHLGRPKGKVNPDYSLAPVAKRLAEVTGVHVTLAEDTVGPSAKAAVAALKDGEIVLLENVRFNAAETSKDDATRAAFAKELAALGEVFVSDGFGVVHRKQASVYDVAKLLPAAAGLLVAKEIESLGRAVKDPERPYTVILGGSKVSDKLGVIANLLGKADRLLIGGGMAYTFLVAQGYQVGTSLLEKDQVETVKGYLDTAKANGVELLLPVDTVVAPVFAADAPATVVPSTEIPADQMGLDIGPKTRKLFGEAIATSKTVVWNGPMGVFEFPAFAEGTKAVAQAVSDSDAFSVIGGGDSAAAVRTLGFDVSTFSHISTGGGASLELLEGKTLPGIAVLEG; translated from the coding sequence ATGAAGACCATCGAGTCCCTGGGCGACCTCAAGGGCAAGCGCGTCCTGGTCCGCTCCGACTTCAACGTCCCGCTCGACGCCGACAAGAACATCACCGACGACGGCCGCATCCAGGCCGCCCTGCCGACCCTGCGCACCCTGCTGGACGCCGGGGCCAAGGTCATTATCGTGGCCCACCTGGGCCGCCCCAAGGGGAAGGTCAACCCCGACTACTCCCTGGCCCCGGTGGCCAAGCGCCTGGCGGAGGTCACCGGCGTGCACGTCACCCTGGCCGAGGACACCGTGGGCCCCTCCGCCAAGGCCGCGGTCGCCGCCCTGAAGGACGGCGAGATCGTCCTGCTGGAGAACGTGCGCTTCAACGCCGCCGAGACCTCCAAGGACGATGCCACTCGCGCCGCCTTCGCCAAGGAGCTGGCCGCCCTGGGCGAGGTCTTCGTCTCCGACGGCTTCGGCGTGGTCCACCGCAAGCAGGCCTCCGTCTACGACGTCGCCAAGCTCCTGCCCGCCGCCGCCGGCCTGCTGGTGGCCAAGGAGATCGAGTCCCTGGGCCGGGCCGTCAAGGACCCCGAGCGCCCCTACACCGTCATCCTGGGCGGCTCCAAGGTCTCCGACAAGCTCGGTGTCATCGCCAACCTCCTGGGCAAGGCCGACCGCCTCCTCATCGGCGGCGGCATGGCCTACACCTTCCTGGTGGCCCAGGGCTACCAGGTGGGCACCTCCCTGCTGGAGAAGGACCAGGTCGAGACCGTCAAGGGCTACCTGGACACCGCCAAGGCCAACGGCGTGGAGCTGCTCCTGCCGGTGGACACCGTGGTGGCCCCGGTCTTCGCCGCCGACGCCCCGGCCACGGTGGTCCCCTCCACCGAGATCCCGGCCGACCAGATGGGCCTGGACATCGGCCCCAAGACCCGTAAGCTCTTCGGTGAGGCCATTGCCACCTCCAAGACGGTGGTGTGGAACGGCCCCATGGGCGTCTTCGAGTTCCCGGCCTTCGCCGAGGGCACCAAGGCCGTGGCCCAGGCCGTCTCCGACTCCGACGCCTTCAGCGTCATCGGCGGCGGGGACTCGGCGGCCGCCGTGCGCACGCTCGGCTTCGACGTGTCCACCTTCTCCCACATCTCCACGGGCGGCGGCGCCTCCCTGGAGCTCCTGGAGGGCAAGACCCTCCCCGGTATCGCTGTCCTGGAGGGCTGA
- the gap gene encoding type I glyceraldehyde-3-phosphate dehydrogenase — protein sequence MTTRVGINGFGRIGRNFFRAALEQGADIEVVAVNDLTDTKTLAHLLKYDSIKGRFDGEVSHDEDGIIVNGKKIKVLAQRNPADLPWGELGVEVVVESTGFFTDGEKAKAHLDGGAKKVVISAPAKNVDGTFVMGVNDGDYTNDMTIVSNASCTTNCLAPLAKVLHENFGIERGIMTTIHSYTGDQRVLDAPHKDLRRARAAALNMIPTKTGAAQAVALVLPALKGKFDGLAVRVPTPTGSLTDLTFVAEKEVSVEAVKAAVKKAAEGELKGVLEYTEDPIVSTDIMGDPHTSIFDATETKVIGNLVKVLSWYDNEWGYSNALVRLTALVGSKLA from the coding sequence GTGACCACCCGCGTTGGTATCAACGGCTTCGGCCGCATCGGCCGTAACTTCTTCCGCGCCGCCCTCGAGCAGGGTGCGGACATCGAGGTCGTCGCCGTCAACGACCTCACCGACACCAAGACCCTCGCCCACCTGCTGAAGTACGACTCCATCAAGGGCCGCTTCGACGGCGAGGTCTCCCACGACGAGGACGGCATCATCGTCAACGGCAAGAAGATCAAGGTCCTTGCCCAGCGCAACCCCGCCGACCTGCCCTGGGGCGAGCTCGGCGTCGAGGTCGTCGTGGAGTCCACAGGCTTCTTCACCGACGGTGAGAAGGCCAAGGCCCACCTGGATGGCGGCGCCAAGAAGGTCGTCATCTCCGCCCCGGCCAAGAACGTCGACGGCACCTTCGTCATGGGCGTCAACGACGGCGACTACACCAACGACATGACCATCGTGTCCAACGCCTCGTGCACCACCAACTGCCTCGCCCCCCTGGCCAAGGTCCTCCACGAGAACTTTGGCATCGAGCGCGGCATTATGACCACCATCCACTCCTACACGGGTGACCAGCGTGTCCTGGACGCCCCGCACAAGGACCTGCGTCGCGCCCGCGCCGCCGCCCTGAACATGATCCCCACCAAGACCGGTGCCGCCCAGGCCGTGGCCCTGGTCCTGCCCGCCCTCAAGGGCAAGTTCGACGGCCTGGCCGTGCGCGTCCCCACCCCGACCGGCTCCCTGACCGACCTGACCTTCGTGGCCGAGAAGGAGGTCTCCGTCGAGGCCGTCAAGGCCGCCGTCAAGAAGGCCGCCGAGGGTGAGCTCAAGGGTGTCCTGGAGTACACCGAGGACCCGATCGTCTCCACCGACATCATGGGCGACCCGCACACCTCGATCTTCGACGCCACCGAGACCAAGGTCATCGGCAACCTCGTCAAGGTCCTGTCCTGGTACGACAACGAGTGGGGCTACTCCAACGCCCTGGTCCGCCTGACCGCCCTGGTCGGCTCCAAGCTCGCCTGA
- a CDS encoding gluconeogenesis factor YvcK family protein translates to MPQRVTRKTGTMLDAAGWPLRGEEGAAVVALGGGHGLSATLRALRHVTHRLTAVVTVADDGGSSGRLRREFDCLPPGDLRMALASLCDDSEWGLTWRDVLQHRFAGHGELDNHALGNLLILALWQLLDDEIKGLDWVGRLLAIHGRVVPMSASPLVIEADVVDGGQRRRVSGQVAVATSTGRLENVSVVPTDADAHPEAVRAIERADWVVMGPGSWYTSVLPHLILPAMRQALERTRARKAVVLNLTVQRGETDGMSAADHLRVLAEYAPGLRLDTVVADPMAVGDVDDLQRVASDLGASLLLRQVRTGESMCHHDPLRLAAAFRDAFDGVVSDLDT, encoded by the coding sequence ATGCCCCAGCGAGTCACCCGCAAGACCGGGACCATGCTCGACGCCGCAGGCTGGCCCCTGCGCGGGGAGGAGGGCGCCGCGGTGGTCGCCCTGGGCGGGGGGCACGGCCTGTCGGCCACCCTGCGGGCCCTGCGGCACGTCACCCACCGCCTGACCGCCGTGGTGACCGTGGCCGACGACGGCGGCTCCTCGGGCCGGCTGCGCCGGGAGTTCGACTGCCTGCCGCCCGGGGACCTGCGCATGGCGCTGGCCTCCCTGTGCGACGACTCCGAGTGGGGGCTGACCTGGAGGGACGTCCTCCAGCACCGTTTCGCCGGCCACGGGGAGCTGGACAACCACGCGTTGGGCAACCTGCTCATCCTGGCCCTGTGGCAGCTGCTCGACGACGAAATCAAGGGCCTGGACTGGGTGGGGCGCCTCCTGGCCATCCACGGGCGGGTGGTCCCCATGAGCGCCTCCCCGCTGGTCATCGAGGCGGACGTGGTGGACGGGGGCCAGCGCCGCCGCGTCAGCGGGCAGGTGGCGGTGGCCACCAGCACCGGGCGGCTGGAGAACGTCAGCGTGGTGCCCACCGACGCGGACGCCCACCCCGAGGCCGTGCGGGCCATCGAGCGGGCCGACTGGGTGGTCATGGGGCCCGGCTCCTGGTACACCTCGGTGCTGCCCCACCTCATCCTGCCGGCCATGCGCCAGGCCCTGGAGCGTACCCGGGCCCGTAAGGCGGTGGTCCTCAACCTCACCGTGCAGCGGGGGGAGACCGACGGCATGAGCGCCGCCGACCACCTGCGGGTCCTGGCCGAGTACGCCCCCGGCCTGCGGCTGGACACGGTCGTCGCCGACCCGATGGCCGTGGGCGACGTGGACGACCTCCAGCGGGTGGCCTCGGACCTGGGCGCGTCCCTGCTGCTGCGCCAGGTGCGCACGGGGGAGTCCATGTGCCACCATGACCCCCTGCGGCTGGCAGCCGCCTTCCGTGACGCCTTCGACGGCGTCGTCTCCGACCTCGACACCTGA
- a CDS encoding glycoside hydrolase family 1 protein, which yields MTATTPAFPDGFLWGGATAANQLEGAYNEGGKGLSVQDVMPGGIVRPRTQEPTPDNLKLKAIDFYHRYKEDIALFAEMGFKVFRFSIAWSRIFPLGDEEQPNEEGLAFYDRVLDELERYGIEPLVTISHYETPLHLARTYDGWADRRMVGFFERYARTLFERYGRRVRYWLTFNEINSVLHEPFMSGGINTPKEELSEQDLYQAIHHELVASAAATRIAHEVDPGIQVGCMILAIPFYPLTPDPRDVWAAKQAERDNYAFGDVHVRGAYPGYFLRKLAEKGVELEVTEADRALLAEHTVDFVSFSYYMSSCETVSRERESGGGNLMGGVVNPTLKVSQWGWAIDPLGLRTILNDYWDRWGKPLFIVENGLGAKDVLVQGPDGPTVEDGYRIDYMNDHLVQVREAIADGVQVLGYTSWGCIDLVSASTAQMSKRYGFIYVDRHDDGTGTLERYRKKSFYWYRDLIASNGATLVERTGAQD from the coding sequence ATGACAGCCACTACCCCTGCCTTCCCCGACGGCTTCCTGTGGGGCGGGGCCACCGCCGCCAACCAGCTCGAGGGCGCCTACAACGAGGGCGGCAAGGGCCTGAGCGTCCAGGACGTCATGCCCGGGGGCATTGTCAGGCCCCGCACGCAGGAGCCCACGCCGGACAACCTCAAGCTCAAGGCCATCGACTTCTACCACCGTTACAAGGAGGACATCGCCCTCTTCGCGGAGATGGGCTTCAAGGTCTTCCGCTTCTCCATCGCCTGGTCGCGGATCTTCCCTCTCGGGGACGAGGAGCAGCCCAACGAGGAGGGCCTGGCCTTCTACGACCGGGTCCTGGACGAGCTCGAGAGGTACGGCATCGAGCCCCTGGTGACCATTAGCCACTACGAGACCCCCCTGCACCTGGCCCGCACCTACGACGGGTGGGCCGACCGGCGCATGGTCGGCTTCTTCGAGCGCTACGCCCGGACCCTCTTCGAGCGCTACGGGCGGCGCGTGAGGTACTGGCTGACCTTCAACGAGATCAACTCCGTGCTCCACGAGCCCTTTATGTCCGGGGGCATTAACACCCCCAAGGAGGAGCTCAGCGAGCAGGACCTCTACCAGGCCATCCACCACGAGCTCGTGGCCTCCGCGGCCGCCACCCGCATCGCCCACGAGGTCGATCCCGGCATCCAGGTGGGCTGCATGATCCTGGCCATCCCCTTCTACCCGCTGACCCCCGACCCGCGCGACGTGTGGGCGGCCAAGCAGGCCGAGCGCGACAACTACGCCTTTGGCGACGTCCACGTGCGCGGCGCCTACCCCGGCTACTTCCTGCGCAAGCTCGCCGAGAAGGGGGTGGAGCTGGAGGTCACCGAGGCCGACCGGGCGCTGCTGGCCGAGCACACGGTGGACTTCGTGTCCTTCTCCTACTACATGTCCTCCTGCGAGACCGTCTCCCGGGAGCGCGAGTCCGGGGGCGGCAACCTCATGGGTGGGGTGGTCAACCCCACCCTTAAGGTCTCACAGTGGGGCTGGGCCATTGACCCGCTGGGCCTGCGCACCATCCTGAACGACTACTGGGACCGCTGGGGCAAGCCGCTGTTCATCGTGGAGAACGGCCTGGGCGCCAAGGACGTCCTCGTTCAGGGCCCCGACGGCCCCACCGTCGAGGACGGCTACCGCATCGACTACATGAACGACCACCTTGTTCAGGTCCGCGAGGCGATCGCGGACGGCGTCCAGGTCCTGGGCTACACCTCCTGGGGCTGCATCGACCTGGTCTCGGCCTCCACCGCCCAGATGTCCAAGCGCTACGGCTTCATCTACGTGGACCGCCACGACGACGGCACCGGCACCCTGGAGCGCTACCGCAAGAAGTCCTTCTACTGGTACCGCGACCTCATTGCCTCCAACGGGGCCACCCTGGTGGAGCGCACCGGGGCGCAGGACTGA